From Nicotiana tabacum cultivar K326 chromosome 22, ASM71507v2, whole genome shotgun sequence, one genomic window encodes:
- the LOC107770570 gene encoding putative E3 ubiquitin-protein ligase BAH1-like, with protein MKFGETFMEYLQGDQGKVSDKYSPHVEYKRLKKVLKSCRACRASALKESNSINGEEDDHETSNCQFESCQLCDQKFFSELKKEASDIAGCFSSRVRRLLQLHTAPGMQKYLVTLRQCFKNDQQAMMQECQILIEYAMMNAIAMQKILKKYDKVHCSVNGRNFKSKMRAERLEILQSPWLIELGALYLNFNESNGGKSNELFSQFSCNLSDTEPIMTLMFPDSVKLEYDLTCPICLDMVFNPYALGCGHLFCKSCACSAASVMIFQGIKAASKESKCPVCREVGTYANAVHMMELDLLLKKRYKQYWKQRHASERAESVKQSRQYWDLQTRYVIGY; from the exons ATGAAGTTTGGAGAAACTTTTATGGAATATCTGCAGGGCGATCAAGGGAAAGTTTCGGACAAATATTCGCCGCATGTTGAATACAAAAGGCTGAAGAAGGTTCTCAAGAGTTGCAGAGCTTGTAGGGCTTCCGCTCTAAAGGAATCCAATTCTATTAATGGAGAAGAAGATGATCATGAAACTTCGAATTGCCAATTCGAGTCTTGCCAAT TGTGTGATCAGAAGTTCTTTTCTGAATTGAAGAAGGAGGCTTCTGATATTGCTGGTTGCTTCAGTTCTAGAGTGAGAAGACTTCTCCAACTTCATACTGCTCCCGGTATGCAAAAGTACCTGGTAACCTTGCGTCAATGTTTCAAGAATGATCAGCAAGCCATGATGCAAGAGTGCCAAATATTAATTGAATATGCAATGATGAATGCTATTGCTATGCAAAAGATCCTTAAGAAATATGATAAA GTTCATTGCTCGGTGAATGGGAGGAACTTTAAATCGAAGATGCGTGCTGAACGCCTAGAGATTCTACAATCACCATGGTTGATTGAACTAGGGGCTTTATATTTGAATTTCAATGAATCAAATGGTGGGAAGTCTAATGAGCTTTTCAGTCAATTTTCTTGCAATCTCAGTGATACAGAGCCTATTATGACTTTGATGTTTCCAGATTCTGTAAAACTAGAGTACGATCTGACTTGTCCAATCTGCTTG GATATGGTCTTCAATCCATACGCTTTAGGCTGTGGGCATCTTTTCTGCAAATCTTGTGCTTGCTCTGCAGCTTCTGTGATGATTTTCCAAGGTATTAAGGCTGCAAGTAAGGAGTCAAAATGTCCAGTTTGCAGAGAG GTTGGAACTTATGCTAATGCTGTGCATATGATGGAATTAGATTTGCTTCTGAAGAAAAG ATATAAGCAGTATTGGAAGCAAAGACATGCTTCTGAACGAGCTGAATCAGTGAAGCAATCGAGGCAGTACTGGGATCTCCAAACGAGATATGTTATTGGTTATTAG